One region of Arvicola amphibius chromosome 3, mArvAmp1.2, whole genome shotgun sequence genomic DNA includes:
- the LOC119808982 gene encoding proteasome subunit beta type-3-like — translation MSVMSYNGGAIMATKGKNCVATAADRHFGIQAQMVTTDFQIFPMGDRLYIGLGGLATDVQTVAQRLKFWLNLYELKEGRQIKPYTLMSMVANLLYEKRFGPYYTEPVIAGLDPKTFKPFICSLDLIGCPMVTDYFVVSGTCSEQMYGMCESLWEPNVDPEHLSETISQAMMNAVDRDAV, via the coding sequence ATGTCTGTTATGTCCTATAACGGAGGGGCCATCATGGCCACGAAGGGAAAGAACTGTGTGGCCACCGCCGCAGACAGGCACTTCGGGATCCAGGCCCAGATGGTGACCACAGACTTCCAGATCTTTCCCATGGGTGACAGGCTCTACATAGGCTTGGGCGGGCTGGCCACCGATGTCCAGACAGTTGCCCAGCGCCTCAAGTTCTGGCTGAACCTGTATGAGCTGAAGGAAGGTCGGCAGATCAAGCCCTACACCCTCATGAGCATGGTGGCCAACCTCCTGTATGAGAAACGGTTTGGTCCCTACTACACAGAGCCTGTCATTGCCGGGTTGGACCCGAAGACCTTTAAGCCCTTCATTTGCTCTCTAGACCTCATTGGCTGCCCCATGGTAACTGACTACTTTGTAGTCAGTGGTACCTGCTCCGAACAGATGTATGGGATGTGCGAGTCTCTCTGGGAGCCCAACGTGGATCCAGAACACCTGTCTGAGACCATTTCCCAAGCCATGATGAACGCCGTGGACCGGGATGCTGTCTAG